A stretch of Ipomoea triloba cultivar NCNSP0323 chromosome 11, ASM357664v1 DNA encodes these proteins:
- the LOC115996172 gene encoding putative late blight resistance protein homolog R1A-10, whose product MAYAAVTSLMGTLHLHFLQSQPRLPLPDKQQIVSSLHEILAFLQESLEKSEIGDDNLAMKDLEAEMRDVAFKAEERIEMELSSIYLQSSSTEACLLRLDGILKQAVKQTDYLKKKLIKIKSKQQFAKGPSILGRMRQRGLLLGSTSSQPADPQPQNNITISKFSKSASKFDSRMVGCDKEFKTILNKLTQQSAEKLQVISIVGMGGIGKTTLAKKVYKDPSITSHFYKQAWVTVTQVYNVEQMLQCLIGCVNAASRDELHEQRQRNAKENMRRLLMGNRYLIVMDDIWSTTAWDSVQGCFPDDNNGSRILLTSRLREVAEYASSGNSIINMHFLDANKSWNLFCNVFGQTKFLSVFEQIGRNIVKKCNGLPLAIIVIASLLSKTEETVEKWNNVAENVSRYVTSDSNDACSRILYLSYNQLPHHLKACFLYFGVFPEDYEIHVKKLVRLWDAEGFLRAVDHRNMEEVAMECLQDLIDRSLVLIGKQSYNGKIKTIRMHDLLRDLCLREARYENLLNVIGNDYHGAVAGLVKACPWISMKPGCSSIQITSMCFDKLHSLHSVDYVDLSKKLLCQFKLLRVVDVKIANRNFKDMMVYMANLVHLRYLALYRTLSPVELKLFEHWNMQSLIVRASTVRLCSREASRIWKMPLLRNFYVGASRTLGALPLLSSSFTLEASEVVHRNIETISWLRPKCCTEDLFTRIPNLKKLGIHGENFELENSDGFHNFVHLGQLEKLSIKKWNFKLPYSGIPWATSFLQNLKKLKLHWTGLEWSEIRLIGMLPNLEILKLIEACKGREWEPCEGGFRQLKRLVIEDGCLEDWNAVGDHFPVLEHLELSDCISLREIPIELADITTLALIQLTQCLPSALASAKRIQDEQQSYGNEALLVRSIAMYPDSFQYRTSRGNRRMRLMREKVESDE is encoded by the exons ATGGCTTACGCTGCTGTAACATCGCTTATGGGAACACTCCATCTACATTTCTTGCAATCACAACCGCGCTTGCCTCTTCCAGACAAACAACAAATTGTTTCTTCTCTCCATGAAATTCTTGCTTTCCTGCAAGAAAGTCTTGAGAAATCTGAGATCGGTGATGATAATTTGGCGATGAAAGATTTAGAGGCAGAGATGAGAGATGTAGCGTTCAAAGCAGAAGAAAGGATTGAGATGGAGTTGAGTAGCATATATCTTCAATCAAGCAGTACAGAGGCTTGCCTCCTCAGGCTTGATGGAATCTTGAAGCAAGCAGTAAAACAGACTGATTACCTGAAGAAGAAGTTGATTAAGATTAAAAGTAAACAGCAGTTTGCAAAGGGTCCATCAATCCTTGGTCGGATGCGACAAAGAGGACTACTCCTTGGTTCAACATCATCGCAGCCTGCTGATCCACAGCCCCAGAATAATATTACTATCAGTAAATTTTCCAAAAGCGCTTCAAAGTTTGACAGTAGAATGGTTGGATGCGACAAGGAATTCAAGACGATATTGAATAAGCTCACACAGCAATCAGCTGAGAAGCTCCAAGTTATATCTATCGTTGGCATGGGAGGAATAGGCAAGACCACTTTAGCTAAGAAAGTATACAAAGATCCATCAATTACTTCTCATTTTTACAAGCAAGCATGGGTTACTGTAACTCAAGTGTATAACGTGGAACAAATGCTCCAATGCCTTATAGGTTGTGTTAATGCAGCATCAAGAGATGAACTCCATGAACAGAGACAAAGAAATGCCAAAGAAAATATGCGTAGACTGTTGATGGGTAACAGATATTTGATAGTGATGGATGATATATGGAGCACTACTGCTTGGGATAGCGTGCAAGGATGCTTTCCAGACGATAATAATGGAAGTCGTATACTATTGACTTCTCGGCTTAGGGAAGTGGCTGAATATGCAAGTTCAGGTAACTCTATTATTAACATGCATTTCTTAGATGCAAATAAAAGTTGGAATCTCTTCTGCAATGTGTTTGGTCAAACAAAATTTCTTTCCGTGTTTGAGCAAATTGGTAGAAACATAGTAAAGAAATGTAATGGATTACCTCTAGCTATTATTGTAATAGCTAGTCTTCTATCCAAGACAGAGGAGACAGTGGAGAAGTGGAATAATGTTGCAGAAAATGTGAGTAGATATGTAACTAGTGATTCTAATGATGCATGTTCCAGAATACTATATTTGAGTTACAACCAATTACCACACCACTTAAAAGCttgttttctatattttggagtTTTCCCCGAAGACTACgagatccatgtgaagaagtTGGTTAGGTTGTGGGATGCAGAGGGATTTTTGAGGGCAGTGGACCATCGAAATATGGAGGAAGTGGCCATGGAATGCTTGCAAGATCTTATTGATAGAAGTCTTGTTCTAATTGGTAAACAAAGTTACAATGGCAAAATCAAGACAATTAGGATGCATGATCTCTTGCGAGACTTGTGCTTAAGAGAAGCTCGATATGAAAATCTCTTGAATGTCATTGGAAATGATTATCATGGTGCTGTTGCTGGACTAGTAAAAGCTTGTCCTTGGATAAGTATGAAACCTGGATGTTCCAGTATTCAAATTACATCTATGTGCTTTGACAAATTACATTCCTTACACTCTGTTGATTATGTTGATTTAAGCAAGAAGCTGCTTTGTCAGTTTAAACTATTAAGAGTAGTAGACGTGAAAATTGCAAATCGGAACTTCAAAGATATGATGGTGTATATGGCAAATCTTGTTCACTTGAGATACTTAGCTTTGTATCGCACTTTAAGTCCTGTTGAACTAAAGCTCTTTGAGCATTGGAATATGCAAAGTTTAATTGTCCGTGCATCTACTGTTAGATTGTGTTCCCGTGAGGCATCTCGAATTTGGAAAATGCCATTGTTAAGGAATTTTTATGTGGGCGCTTCGCGCACCCTTGGCGCTTTACCTTTGCTCTCCTCTTCTTTTACATTAGAGGCTTCGGAGGTTGTTCATAGAAACATAGAGACTATATCTTGGTTGCGTCCGAAGTGTTGTACAGAGGATCTTTTTACAAGgattccaaatttaaaaaaattgggaatTCACGGTGAGAATTTTGAACTTGAAAATTCAGATGGTTTCCATAATTTTGTGCACTTGGGGCAACTTGAGAAACTAAGCATCAAAAAGTGGAATTTCAAACTTCCGTATAGCGGCATCCCATGGGCAACTAGTTTTCTACAAAATCTTAAGAAGCTCAAATTGCACTGGACTGGGTTGGAATGGAGTGAAATAAGGCTTATTGGTATGTTGCCGAATCTAGAAATTCTAAAATTGATAGAGGCTTGTAAAGGCAGAGAGTGGGAGCCATGTGAGGGAGGGTTTCGTCAATTGAAAAGGTTGGTAATTGAAGACGGATGTCTGGAAGATTGGAATGCTGTGGGTGATCATTTCCCTGTGCTTGAACATTTAGAGTTAAGTGATTGCATTTCGTTGCGAGAGATCCCTATTGAGTTAGCCGATATCACCACACTTGCATTGATTCAATTAACCCAATGTTTGCCTTCTGCTTTGGCTTCTGCAAAGCGTATTCAAGATGAGCAGCAAAGCTATGGAAATGAAGCCCTCCTTGTTCGTTCTATAGCCATGTATCCTG ATAGTTTCCAGTATAGAACATCTCGAGGGAATCGAAGGATGCGATTGATGAGGGAGAAGGTAGAGAGTGACGAATGA
- the LOC115997593 gene encoding putative late blight resistance protein homolog R1A-4 isoform X2 — protein sequence MTLHGNSHLELFEHWNMQSFIVRRNTAAFNSFEAYGIWKMPLLRNFCIEWIVSLGTLPVVHRNLESIFWLHPKLCTKDLFTRIPNLKKLGINGGLDENNPDWFYNFVHLEQLEKLSIRNWHYLNGISCSGGISWTTSFLPNLKKLKFFFTSLAWSDMRLIGMLPNLEVLKLINAIAWEYKMWKPSDEGFRQLKRLVIEDRYLKLWRAVGDHFPLLECLELRECKYLQEIPSGFADITTLALIQLNGCWDSVLASAKLIQEEQYNNYGNALIVRSENIRSG from the exons ATGACTTTGCATGGAAATTCTCATTTAGAGCTCTTTGAGCATTGGAATATGCAAAGCTTTATTGTTCGTAGAAATACTGCTGCATTCAATTCCTTTGAGGCATATGGAATTTGGAAAATGCCACTATTAAGAAATTTTTGCATTGAATGGATTGTTTCATTAGGAACTTTGCCAGTTGTTCATAGAAACTTAGAGAGTATATTTTGGTTGCATCCTAAACTTTGTACAAAGGATCTATTTACAAGgattccaaatttaaaaaaattggggaTTAACGGTGGACTTGATGAAAACAATCCAGATTGGTTTTATAATTTTGTGCACTTGGAGCAGCTTGAGAAGCTAAGCATCAGAAACTGGCATTATCTCAATGGTATTTCATGTAGCGGCGGCATCTCATGGACAACTAGTTTTCTACCAAATCTTAAGAAGCTCAAATTTTTCTTTACTAGTTTGGCATGGAGTGATATGAGGCTTATTGGTATGTTGCCAAATCTAGAGGTTCTAAAACTGATAAATGCTATTGCTTGGGAATATAAAATGTGGAAACCATCCGATGAAGGGTTCCGTCAATTGAAAAGATTGGTAATTGAAGATAGATATTTGAAACTTTGGCGTGCGGTGGGTGATCATTTCCCCTTGCTAGAATGTTTAGAGTTACGTGAATGCAAGTATTTGCAAGAGATCCCTAGTGGTTTTGCTGATATCACCACACTAGCATTGATTCAATTAAACGGGTGTTGGGATTCCGTTCTGGCTTCCGCAAAGTTGATTCAAGAAGAGCAATATAACAACTATGGAAATGCCCTCATTGTTCGTTCGGAAAATATTAGG AGTGGGTGA
- the LOC115997593 gene encoding putative late blight resistance protein homolog R1A-4 isoform X1 — translation MTLHGNSHLELFEHWNMQSFIVRRNTAAFNSFEAYGIWKMPLLRNFCIEWIVSLGTLPVVHRNLESIFWLHPKLCTKDLFTRIPNLKKLGINGGLDENNPDWFYNFVHLEQLEKLSIRNWHYLNGISCSGGISWTTSFLPNLKKLKFFFTSLAWSDMRLIGMLPNLEVLKLINAIAWEYKMWKPSDEGFRQLKRLVIEDRYLKLWRAVGDHFPLLECLELRECKYLQEIPSGFADITTLALIQLNGCWDSVLASAKLIQEEQYNNYGNALIVRSENIRTKGSVNR, via the exons ATGACTTTGCATGGAAATTCTCATTTAGAGCTCTTTGAGCATTGGAATATGCAAAGCTTTATTGTTCGTAGAAATACTGCTGCATTCAATTCCTTTGAGGCATATGGAATTTGGAAAATGCCACTATTAAGAAATTTTTGCATTGAATGGATTGTTTCATTAGGAACTTTGCCAGTTGTTCATAGAAACTTAGAGAGTATATTTTGGTTGCATCCTAAACTTTGTACAAAGGATCTATTTACAAGgattccaaatttaaaaaaattggggaTTAACGGTGGACTTGATGAAAACAATCCAGATTGGTTTTATAATTTTGTGCACTTGGAGCAGCTTGAGAAGCTAAGCATCAGAAACTGGCATTATCTCAATGGTATTTCATGTAGCGGCGGCATCTCATGGACAACTAGTTTTCTACCAAATCTTAAGAAGCTCAAATTTTTCTTTACTAGTTTGGCATGGAGTGATATGAGGCTTATTGGTATGTTGCCAAATCTAGAGGTTCTAAAACTGATAAATGCTATTGCTTGGGAATATAAAATGTGGAAACCATCCGATGAAGGGTTCCGTCAATTGAAAAGATTGGTAATTGAAGATAGATATTTGAAACTTTGGCGTGCGGTGGGTGATCATTTCCCCTTGCTAGAATGTTTAGAGTTACGTGAATGCAAGTATTTGCAAGAGATCCCTAGTGGTTTTGCTGATATCACCACACTAGCATTGATTCAATTAAACGGGTGTTGGGATTCCGTTCTGGCTTCCGCAAAGTTGATTCAAGAAGAGCAATATAACAACTATGGAAATGCCCTCATTGTTCGTTCGGAAAATATTAGG ACGAAAGGTAGTGTAAACAGGTAA
- the LOC115996128 gene encoding putative late blight resistance protein homolog R1B-17, producing MAYAAVTSLKGTLHLHFLQSQPRLPLKHKQQIVSLHENLGFLQEVLEKSEIAYDNSAMKDLEAEMRDVALKAEDRIEKELSNIYLQSSSIKACLLRLHGIFKQAVKQTNYLKKKLIKIQSKDQFAKGPSITGRMRQRGLLLGSTSSQPADPQRENTIVSKFSKTASKFDSEMVGCDKEFKTILDKLTQQSAEQLQVISIVGMGGIGKTTLARKIYKDPSITSYFYKKAWVTVSQEYDVEQMLQCFINCVNAVSNDIPHEQRNDNLAKSQRKHLKVSNGILCKLRIDNLVESLRKHLKASNDILPKQRIDNLAESLRKHLKDQRYLIVMDDIWSATAWDSVQRCFPNDNNGSRILLTSRLREVAEYASSGNSTINMPFLDANESWNLYCNVFGQTEFLSVFEQIGRNIVKKCNGLPLAIIVIASLLSKTEETVEKWNNVAEKTEETVEKWNNVAENVSRYVTSDSNDACSRILYLSYNQLPHHLKACFLYFGQLPHHLKACFLYFGVFPEDYEIHVKKLARLWAAEGFLRAKDHPNIEEVAMECLQDLVGRSLVFVSKQSYDGKMKTVKIHDLLRDLCLREARHENLLNVIGDEKLSFYKKKISHRWISATSRNYVGLQILFI from the exons ATGGCTTATGCTGCTGTAACTTCGCTTAAAGGAACACTCCACCTACACTTCTTGCAATCACAACCGCGCTTGCCTCTAaaacacaaacaacaaataGTTTCTCTCCATGAAAATCTTGGTTTCCTCCAAGAAGTTCTTGAGAAATCTGAGATCGCTTATGATAATTCAGCGATGAAAGATTTAGAGGCAGAGATGAGAGATGTAGCACTCAAAGCTGAAGACAGGATTGAGAAGGAGTTGAGTAACATATACCTTCAGTCAAGCAGTATAAAGGCTTGCCTCCTCAGGCTTCATGGAATCTTCAAGCAAGCAGTAAAACAGACTAATTACCTCAAAAAGAAGTTGATTAAGATTCAAAGTAAAGACCAGTTTGCAAAGGGTCCATCAATCACTGGTCGGATGCGACAAAGAGGACTACTCCTTGGTTCAACATCATCGCAGCCTGCTGATCCACAACGCGAGAATACTATTGTCAGTAAATTTTCCAAAACCGCTTCAAAGTTTGACAGTGAAATGGTTGGATGCGACAAGGAATTCAAGACGATATTGGATAAGCTCACGCAACAATCAGCTGAGCAGCTCCAAGTTATATCAATTGTTGGTATGGGAGGAATAGGCAAGACCACTTTAGCTCGGAAAATCTACAAGGATCCATCAATTACATCTTATTTTTACAAGAAAGCATGGGTTACCGTATCTCAAGAGTATGACGTGGAACAAATGCTCCAATGCTTTATTAATTGTGTTAATGCAGTATCAAATGATATACCCCATGAACAAAGAAATGACAATTTAGCAAAAAGTCAGCGTAAACACTTGAAGGTATCAAATGGTATACTCTGTAAACTAAGAATTGACAACTTAGTTGAAAGTCTGCGTAAACACTTGAAGGCATCAAATGATATACTCCCTAAACAAAGAATTGACAACTTAGCAGAAAGTCTGCGTAAACACTTGAAGGATCAGAGATATTTGATAGTGATGGATGATATATGGAGCGCTACTGCTTGGGATAGTGTGCAAAGATGCTTTCCAAATGATAATAATGGAAGTCGTATACTATTGACTTCTCGGCTCAGGGAGGTGGCTGAATATGCAAGTTCAGGTAACTCTACCATTAACATGCCTTTCTTAGATGCCAATGAAAGTTGGAATCTCTACTGCAATGTGTTTGGTCAAACAGAATTTCTTTCAGTGTTTGAGCAAATTGGTAGAAACATAGTGAAGAAATGTAATGGATTACCTCTAGCTATTATTGTAATAGCTAGTCTTCTATCCAAGACAGAGGAGACAGTGGAGAAGTGGAATAATGTTGCAGAAAAGACAGAGGAGACAGTGGAGAAGTGGAATAATGTTGCAGAAAATGTGAGTAGATATGTAACTAGTGATTCTAATGATGCATGTTCCAGAATACTATATTTGAGTTACAACCAATTACCACACCACTTAAAAGCttgttttctatattttggcCAATTACCACACCACTTAAAAGCttgttttctatattttgggGTTTTCCCAGAAGACTATgagatccatgtgaagaagtTGGCTAGGTTGTGGGCAGCAGAAGGATTTTTGAGGGCAAAGGACCATCCAAATATTGAGGAAGTGGCCATGGAATGCTTGCAAGATCTTGTTGGTAGAAGTCTTGTTTTTGTTAGCAAACAGAGCTACGATGGGAAAATGAAGACAGTAAAAATACATGACTTGTTGCGTGATTTGTGTTTGAGGGAAGCTCGACATGAAAATCTCTTGAATGTCATTGGAGATGAAAAACTTTCATTTTACAAGAAGAAAATCTCTCATCGTTGGATAAGTGCAACATCAAG GAACTACGTGGGCTTGCAAATCTTATTCATTTGA
- the LOC115996129 gene encoding putative late blight resistance protein homolog R1A-10, translated as MAYAAVTSLKGTLHLHFLQSQPRLPLKHKQQIVSLHENLGFLQEVLEKSEIAYDNSAMKDLEAEMRDVALKAEDRIEKELSNIYLQSSSIKACLLRLHGIFKQAVKQTNYLKKKLIKIQSKDQFAKGPSITGRMRQRGLLLGSTSSQPADPQRENTIVSKFSKTASKFDSEMVGCDKEFKTILDKLTQQSAEQLQVISIVGMGGIGKTTLARKIYKDPSITSYFYKKAWVTVSQEYDVEQMLQCFINCVNAVSNDIPHEQRNDNLAKSQRKHLKDQRYLIVMDDIWSATAWDSVQRCFPNDNNGSRILLTSRLREVAEYASSGNSTINMPFLDANESWNLYCNVFGQTEFLSVFEQIGRNIVKKCNGLPLAIIVIASLLSKTEETVEKWNNVAENVSRYVTSDSNDACSRILYLSYNQLPHHLKACFLYFGVFPEDYEIHVKKLARLWAAEGFLRAKDHPNIEEVAMECLQDLVGRSLVFVSKQSYDGKMKTVKIHDLLRDLCLREARHENLLNVIGDEKLSFYKKKISHRWISATSRFHQLSLIKCFHKSHSFHCPEYYYYYSGYGEHLFSHFKLLRVIDIVCYSCGYEELRGLANLIHLRYFSLRYSEYMTLHGNSHLELFEHWNMQSFIVRRNTAAFNSFEAYGIWKMPLLRNFCIEWIVSLGTLPVVHRNLESIFWLHPKLCTKDLFTRIPNLKKLGINGGLDENNPDWFYNFVHLEQLEKLSIRNWHYLNGISCSGGISWTTSFLPNLKKLKFFFTSLAWSDMRLIGMLPNLEVLKLINAIAWEYKMWKPSDEGFRQLKRLVIEDRYLKLWRAVGDHFPLLECLELRECKYLQEIPSGFADITTLALIQLNGCWDSVLASAKLIQEEQYNNYGNALIVRSENIRTKGSVNR; from the exons ATGGCTTATGCTGCTGTAACTTCGCTTAAAGGAACACTCCACCTACACTTCTTGCAATCACAACCGCGCTTGCCTCTAaaacacaaacaacaaataGTTTCTCTCCATGAAAATCTTGGTTTCCTCCAAGAAGTTCTTGAGAAATCTGAGATCGCTTATGATAATTCAGCGATGAAAGATTTAGAGGCAGAGATGAGAGATGTAGCACTCAAAGCTGAAGACAGGATTGAGAAGGAGTTGAGTAACATATACCTTCAGTCAAGCAGTATAAAGGCTTGCCTCCTCAGGCTTCATGGAATCTTCAAGCAAGCAGTAAAACAGACTAATTACCTCAAAAAGAAGTTGATTAAGATTCAAAGTAAAGACCAGTTTGCAAAGGGTCCATCAATCACTGGTCGGATGCGACAAAGAGGACTACTCCTTGGTTCAACATCATCGCAGCCTGCTGATCCACAACGCGAGAATACTATTGTCAGTAAATTTTCCAAAACCGCTTCAAAGTTTGACAGTGAAATGGTTGGATGCGACAAGGAATTCAAGACGATATTGGATAAGCTCACGCAACAATCAGCTGAGCAGCTCCAAGTTATATCAATTGTTGGTATGGGAGGAATAGGCAAGACCACTTTAGCTCGGAAAATCTACAAGGATCCATCAATTACATCTTATTTTTACAAGAAAGCATGGGTTACCGTATCTCAAGAGTATGACGTGGAACAAATGCTCCAATGCTTTATTAATTGTGTTAATGCAGTATCAAATGATATACCCCATGAACAAAGAAATGACAATTTAGCAAAAAGTCAGCGTAAACACTTGAAG GATCAGAGATATTTGATAGTGATGGATGATATATGGAGCGCTACTGCTTGGGATAGTGTGCAAAGATGCTTTCCAAATGATAATAATGGAAGTCGTATACTATTGACTTCTCGGCTCAGGGAGGTGGCTGAATATGCAAGTTCAGGTAACTCTACCATTAACATGCCTTTCTTAGATGCCAATGAAAGTTGGAATCTCTACTGCAATGTGTTTGGTCAAACAGAATTTCTTTCAGTGTTTGAGCAAATTGGTAGAAACATAGTGAAGAAATGTAATGGATTACCTCTAGCTATTATTGTAATAGCTAGTCTTCTATCCAAGACAGAGGAGACAGTGGAGAAGTGGAATAATGTTGCAGAAAATGTGAGTAGATATGTAACTAGTGATTCTAATGATGCATGTTCCAGAATACTATATTTGAGTTACAACCAATTACCACACCACTTAAAAGCttgttttctatattttgggGTTTTCCCAGAAGACTATgagatccatgtgaagaagtTGGCTAGGTTGTGGGCAGCAGAAGGATTTTTGAGGGCAAAGGACCATCCAAATATTGAGGAAGTGGCCATGGAATGCTTGCAAGATCTTGTTGGTAGAAGTCTTGTTTTTGTTAGCAAACAGAGCTACGATGGGAAAATGAAGACAGTAAAAATACATGACTTGTTGCGTGATTTGTGTTTGAGGGAAGCTCGACATGAAAATCTCTTGAATGTCATTGGAGATGAAAAACTTTCATTTTACAAGAAGAAAATCTCTCATCGTTGGATAAGTGCAACATCAAGGTTTCATCAACTTTCTTTGATAAAGTGCTTTCACAAATCACATTCCTTTCACTGTcctgaatattattattactactccGGATATGGGGAACATCTATTTTCACACTTCAAACTACTAAGAGTAATAGACATAGTGTGTTACTCTTGTGGATATGAGGAACTACGTGGGCTTGCAAATCTTATTCATTTGAGATACTTCTCTTTGAGGTATTCAGAATATATGACTTTGCATGGAAATTCTCATTTAGAGCTCTTTGAGCATTGGAATATGCAAAGCTTTATTGTTCGTAGAAATACTGCTGCATTCAATTCCTTTGAGGCATATGGAATTTGGAAAATGCCACTATTAAGAAATTTTTGCATTGAATGGATTGTTTCATTAGGAACTTTGCCAGTTGTTCATAGAAACTTAGAGAGTATATTTTGGTTGCATCCTAAACTTTGTACAAAGGATCTATTTACAAGgattccaaatttaaaaaaattggggaTTAACGGTGGACTTGATGAAAACAATCCAGATTGGTTTTATAATTTTGTGCACTTGGAGCAGCTTGAGAAGCTAAGCATCAGAAACTGGCATTATCTCAATGGTATTTCATGTAGCGGCGGCATCTCATGGACAACTAGTTTTCTACCAAATCTTAAGAAGCTCAAATTTTTCTTTACTAGTTTGGCATGGAGTGATATGAGGCTTATTGGTATGTTGCCAAATCTAGAGGTTCTAAAACTGATAAATGCTATTGCTTGGGAATATAAAATGTGGAAACCATCCGATGAAGGGTTCCGTCAATTGAAAAGATTGGTAATTGAAGATAGATATTTGAAACTTTGGCGTGCGGTGGGTGATCATTTCCCCTTGCTAGAATGTTTAGAGTTACGTGAATGCAAGTATTTGCAAGAGATCCCTAGTGGTTTTGCTGATATCACCACACTAGCATTGATTCAATTAAACGGGTGTTGGGATTCCGTTCTGGCTTCCGCAAAGTTGATTCAAGAAGAGCAATATAACAACTATGGAAATGCCCTCATTGTTCGTTCGGAAAATATTAGG ACGAAAGGTAGTGTAAACAGGTAA
- the LOC115996459 gene encoding putative late blight resistance protein homolog R1B-16: MAYAAVTSLKGTLYLHFLQSQPRLSLQVKQEIVNSLHENLGFLLEILEKSEIAYNNSAMKDLEAEMRDVAFEAEARIEMELRSIYLAKGWTKRIRIKASLLRLRGILNEAVKQTDYLKKKLIKISAKQLAKGPSQGERITDVSLLGRMRQRGLLHGSTSSQPDLERENNITGSKFSKNASIKFGSRMVGCNEEFKTIMDQLTKQSAKQLQVVSIVGMGGIGKTTLTRKVYEDSSIISHFYMRAWVTVSQEHNLPQMLQCLLGCVSASSDEQSNNDDQGQLANRLRKHLKEQRYLIVMDDIWSSTAWDSVQRCFPNDNNGSRILLTSRLREVAEYASSDRRCKQLRGRE, encoded by the exons ATGGCTTATGCTGCTGTAACTTCGCTTAAAGGAACACTCTATCTACACTTCTTGCAATCACAACCACGCTTGTCTCTTCAAGTCAAACAAGAGATAGTTAATTCTCTCCATGAAAATCTTGGTTTCCTCCTAGAAATTCTTGAGAAATCTGAGATCGCCTATAATAATTCGGCGATGAAAGATTTAGAGGCAGAGATGAGAGATGTAGCCTTCGAAGCTGAAGCAAGGATTGAGATGGAGTTGAGAAGCATATATCTAGCAAAGGGTTGGACAAAGCGTATTCGTATAAAGGCTTCCCTCCTTAGGCTTCGTGGAATCTTGAATGAAGCAGTAAAACAGACTGATTACCTCAAGAAGAAGTTGATTAAAATTAGTGCAAAGCAGCTTGCAAAGGGCCCATCACAAGGTGAAAGGATCACTGACGTTTCACTCCTTGGTCGGATGCGACAAAGAGGACTACTCCATGGTTCAACATCATCACAGCCTGATCTAGAACGCGAGAATAATATTACTGGGAGTAAATTTTCCAAAAACGCTTCAATAAAGTTTGGCAGTAGAATGGTCGGATGCAACGAGGAGTTCAAGACGATAATGGATCAGCTCACCAAACAATCAGCAAAGCAGCTACAAGTTGTATCAATCGTAGGCATGGGCGGAATAGGCAAGACCACTTTAACTCGCAAAGTTTATGAAGATTCAtcaattatttctcatttttacaTGCGAGCATGGGTTACAGTATCTCAAGAGCATAATCTGCCACAAATGCTCCAATGCCTTCTTGGTTGTGTTAGCGCATCAAGTGATGAACAAAGCAACAATGACGACCAAGGCCAATTAGCAAATCGTCTACGCAAACACTTGAAGGAACAAAGATATTTGATAGTGATGGATGATATATGGAGCTCTACTGCTTGGGATAGTGTGCAAAGGTGCTTTCCAAATGATAATAATGGAAGCCGGATACTATTGACTTCTCGGCTCAGGGAGGTGGCTGAATATGCAAGTTCAG ACAGAAGGTGTAAACAACTCAGAGGAAGAGAGTGA